The Triticum aestivum cultivar Chinese Spring chromosome 3A, IWGSC CS RefSeq v2.1, whole genome shotgun sequence genome includes a region encoding these proteins:
- the LOC123057049 gene encoding UDP-glucuronate:xylan alpha-glucuronosyltransferase 1-like has product MVHVRTLLFCREYHGADARKSRPAATSSKAGRKKVLVLVLTVVVSVVLMFGLLKTRTLDGRILLRHRPAPVISVPRPPYAAHRRVRWDSVTASLVAAQAGSVALLNFSPAEVKRWRELRLPGAVTVRAVRLQAVDSAVTWAALYPEWIDEDGNGTSSGSCPSLPDPEDQGGQRFDLVAVNLPCRNRNDSGRWSRDVARLHLQLSAAKLAVSVHSSHVLVVSDCLPLPNLFPCKHLLHRHGHARLYRAHAAYLLPRTRLPVGSCDLALRLPTSPTKPPTVLRRRREAYATVLHSSDAYVCGAIAVAQSIRQSGSTRDLVALVDYGSVGAEQRAGLAAAGWQVRAMDGRIRNPRAVPGTYNEWNYSKLRLWQQLTDYRRVVFVDADQLVLRNIDFLFDAPEVSATGNSRTLFNSGVMVLEPCNCTFDMLMARVRDVRSYNGGDQGFLNEVFTWWHRLPRTVNVLKYYHQQDHAAPAASAPPSPEPYLLHYLGIKPWLCFRDYDCNWNVPSLRQFANDEAHARWWAVHDRIKPRELAARFCALPKSQRSSLQYERRQAEKANATDMHWSRPITDPRNTQQLLLPMPPTA; this is encoded by the coding sequence ATGGTGCATGTACGTACGTTATTGTTTTGCAGAGAATATCATGGCGCGGATGCGCGGAAGAGCCGGCCGGCGGCGACCTCCTCCAAGGCCGGCAGGAAgaaggtgctggtgctggtgctgacCGTGGTGGTGTCCGTCGTGCTCATGTTCGGCCTCCTCAAGACCAGAACCCTCGACGGCCGGATATTACTCCGTCATCGTCCAGCTCCTGTGATTAGTGTTCCACGGCCCCCCTACGCCGCGCACCGGCGCGTCCGGTGGGACAGCGTCACCGCCTCCCTGGTGGCGGCGCAGGCGGGGTCGGTGGCGCTGCTCAACTTCAGCCCGGCGGAGGTGAAGCGGTGGAGGGAGCTGCGGCTACCCGGAGCAGTGACAGTCCGAGCGGTGCGGTTGCAGGCCGTGGACAGCGCCGTCACGTGGGCCGCCCTCTACCCGGAGTGGATCGACGAGGACGGTAACGGCACCAGCAGCGGCAGCTGCCCCTCACTCCCAGACCCCGAAGATCAAGGAGGCCAGCGcttcgacctcgtcgccgtcaacCTCCCCTGCCGCAACCGTAACGATAGCGGCCGCTGGTCCAGGGACGTGGCCAGGCTCCATCTCCAGCTCTCCGCCGCCAAGCTCGCCGTCTCCGTCCACTCGTCACACGTCCTCGTCGTCTCGGACTGCCTCCCACTCCCCAACCTCTTCCCATGCAAGCACCTCCTCCACCGACACGGCCACGCCCGGCTCTACAGGGCTCACGCCGCCTACCTCCTCCCCCGCACCCGCCTCCCCGTCGGCTCATGCGACCTCGCCCTACGTCTTCCGACGAGTCCTACGAAGCCGCCTACAGTGCTCAGGCGGAGGCGGGAGGCGTACGCGACGGTGCTGCACTCATCGGACGCCTACGTGTGCGGCGCCATCGCGGTGGCGCAGAGCATCCGGCAGTCGGGCTCCACCAGGGACCTGGTGGCGCTGGTGGACTACGGCAGCGTCGGCGCGGAGCAGCGCGCCGGCCTGGCTGCGGCCGGGTGGCAGGTGCGCGCCATGGACGGCCGCATCCGCAACCCGCGCGCCGTGCCCGGCACGTACAACGAGTGGAACTACAGCAAGCTCCGCCTGTGGCAGCAGCTCACCGACTACCGCAGGGTCGTGTTCGTGGACGCCGACCAGCTCGTGCTGCGCAACATCGACTTCCTCTTCGACGCCCCGGAGGTGAGCGCCACCGGGAACAGCCGGACGCTCTTCAACTCGGGCGTCATGGTGCTGGAGCCGTGCAACTGCACGTTCGACATGCTCATGGCGCGCGTCCGCGACGTCCGGTCGTACAACGGCGGCGACCAGGGGTTCCTCAACGAGGTCTTCACGTGGTGGCACCGCCTGCCGCGCACCGTCAACGTCCTGAAGTACTACCACCAACAGGACCATGCTGCTCCTGCTGCctcggcgccgccgtcgccggagccgtaCCTGCTGCACTACCTGGGCATAAAGCCGTGGCTGTGCTTCCGGGACTACGACTGCAACTGGAACGTGCCGTCGCTGCGCCAGTTCGCCAACGACGAGGCGCACGCACGGTGGTGGGCCGTGCACGACCGGATCAAGCCGAGGGAGCTCGCCGCCAGGTTCTGCGCGTTGCCGAAGAGTCAGAGGTCGTCGCTGCAGTATGAGCGGAGGCAGGCGGAGAAGGCCAACGCCACCGACATGCACTGGAGCCGTCCGATCACTGACCCAAGGAACACCCAACAACTCTTGTTGCCAATGCCACCCACCGCTTGA